In one Arachis duranensis cultivar V14167 chromosome 9, aradu.V14167.gnm2.J7QH, whole genome shotgun sequence genomic region, the following are encoded:
- the LOC107465165 gene encoding protein AGENET DOMAIN (AGD)-CONTAINING P1, protein MAPKSKSKSKSKSKAKTPKPSPSSSSKSSSSSSIFKPGTRVEVSSDDDGFRGSWFSGTVIRRAGADKFTVEYDNLLADERGKKKLREQLGFHQLRPLPPEEAGVEFKFGDEVDAFHNDGWWEGSITQELENGMFAVYFRGSKEQIEFTADQLRKHREWMNEKWVPPFAQQEQEENMVSDPNAKSDKTVKGKEVVATPNVTSDDKDVKGKGVMLTPNVSSDDEGKEVVLTPNIKSDETAEEFNFSAGMLVEVSNDEEGFQGAWFSATVVEVIGDDRFLIEYKTLLDDNSNLLREEADKWHIRPPPPATSENIKFSYLEEVDAMYNDGWWVGVISKVLGDSKYVVYFRSSNEEIEFPNSQLRPHLDWIGGKWVLASEALNLL, encoded by the exons ATGGCTCCcaaatccaaatccaaatccaaatccaaatcCAAAGCCAAAACCCCGAAACCCTCTCCTTCCTCCTCCTCCAAGTCCTCCTCCTCATCCTCCATCTTCAAACCTGGCACGAGAGTCGAGGTCAGCTCCGATGACGACGGATTCCGTGGTTCTTGGTTCTCCGGCACCGTCATCCGCCGCGCTGGTGCGGACAAATTCACGGTCGAGTACGACAACCTCTTGGCCGACGAGCGGGGCAAAAAGAAGCTGAGGGAGCAGCTCGGCTTCCACCAGCTTCGGCCGCTTCCTCCGGAGGAGGCCGGCGTCGAATTCAAGTTCGGCGATGAGGTTGACGCGTTCCACAACGACGGTTGGTGGGAGGGGAGTATCACGCAGGAGCTGGAGAATGGTATGTTCGCTGTTTATTTCAGAGGGTCGAAGGAGCAGATCGAGTTTACCGCGGACCAGCTGAGGAAACATCGCGAGTGGATGAATGAGAAGTGGGTTCCGCCGTTTGCGCAGCAAGAACAAGAAGAG AATATGGTGTCAGACCCAAATGCAAAGTCTGATAAAACTGTGAAAGGGAAAGAAGTGGTGGCGACACCAAATGTGACGTCTGATGATAAAGATGTGAAAGGGAAGGGAGTGATGTTGACACCAAATGTGTCATCTGATGATGAAGGGAAGGAAGTGGTGTTGACACCAAATATAAAGTCTGATGAAACTGCAGAAGAGTTCAATTTTAGTGCAGGGATGCTGGTTGAGGTAAGCAATGATGAGGAAGGTTTCCAAGGAGCTTGGTTTTCTGCCACTGTTGTTGAAGTAATTGGAGACGATAGGTTCCTTATAGAGTACAAGACCCTGCTGGACGATAATTCGAATCTTTTGAGAGAGGAGGCTGATAAGTGGCACATAAGGCCCCCTCCCCCAGCAACTTCTGAGAACATTAAATTCAGTTATCTTGAAGAAGTGGATGCTATGTACAACGATGGATGGTGGGTTGGTGTAATTTCCAAAGTTCTTGGCGACTCAAAGTACGTAGTATACTTCAGGAGCTCCAATGAAGAAATAGAGTTTCCAAACTCCCAGTTGAGGCCACATCTGGACTGGATTGGTGGCAAGTGGGTCTTGGCTTCTGAG GCGTTGAACTTGTTGTGA